CTAAATTCAATCACAACAGACTTTAactatttaaatttttacttaAATCATTCCATccacctgatgacatcactctaCCTGTATGAATGAGTCATGCTGTGTTCGAGTGTTTCTCCTTTGTGTCATAGATCTGAACCCCTGTCTAATCAACCCCTGTATGAACGGAGGGCTCTGCACTATGGACCGAGGACACTTCACgtgtctctgtcctcctcagTACAATGGCAAAATATGCGAATCAGGTAAATATCACCAGAGATCTTAGGCCAAGTGTTCCAACAGGACACTTGAGAAACACGTCCATCATCAGGTTCAGTCCTGTCTCACAGGTACATTTCATCATGTGGACATTAGCAAAATGCTTTCTAGATCCAGAACCTGAAGAGCCCCTCAGTGCACTGTCCTGACGCCAGTAgccttttattttatattaaatattcaaaattccCCAAAtcaaactttcactttcactttgttATATTATGGCTCCTAAAGGGATCATCCCCCTGCTCCTACACCACCAACcaacatacacatgtacagGTTAACAAAGGGttcatatcaatatcaatatgcCAGAGTATCAATAACTTGATTATCAATACACCAGATTATCATTAACCTGAATATCAATACAGCAGATTATCAATAACCTGGATATCAATACGCCGGAGTATCAATAACTAGATATCAATGTGCCAGAGCATCAATAACCTGGATATCAATACTCCAGAGTATCAATACCCTGACTATCAATACTCCAGCATATCAATAACCTTATTGAAAATACAAGAGTATCAATAACCTGATTATCAATACACCGGAGTTTCATGACCTGATTTTCAATACAAAGGAATATCAATAACCTTGATATCAATAAGCCAGAGTATAAATAACCTGAAAATCAATACACCAGAGTATCAATAACCAGATATCAATACAACAGAGTATCAATAACCTTGATGTGTGATATTGATATTATAGTAACAATTGGATTTGTACTGTGTGTAGTGGTGTTGGAGTGTCACTATAGAAACGGAGGCTGTCTGCAGTACTGTAGGGATCtgacagggggggggggagttcaGTGCGGCTGCGCTGAGGGATTCAAATTGGATCCAGATGGACAGAGCTGCTCCTCTACAGGTAACTAATGTTACTACTGTAACTACTGCACATTAAACTACTGTTACTTCTGTAACTTCTgtacattatacaactgttacTACTATAACTTCTGCACATTATACCACTGTTACTATAACTACTGCACAGTTTACTACTGTTAGTACATGATGAGCCTGGATGACGAGGTTTCCTTAGTTCAGAGTCAGTCTTTGCATCCTGTccctttccagtgttgttccCGTGTGGTCGCCAGCAGATGCATATATTGTACCGTGGTCGCTCTCTGTGGGACGTCTCTGAATGGGACAACATCACCATGGAGACACACGGCAACATCACTGAAAACTGGGACCTTAAACTGAATtttacagagacagaggaggagaggatgacaATGAACTCCACATCaagacaggaaagaagaaatgacACTTGGTTGATGGgggatgagagggagggaggtgaggctgggggagaagaggaagagaatgaCAGGGTGACAACTCGTATTGTGGGTGGAGTCCTGGAGAAACCAGGAGGGAGTCCCTGGCAGGTGAGGAAGACATTCTGAAAATCAGTTACTTCAAGTGTGACTGATAGcataataactagaaaattcatggagaaattttgaatgtgcctgctgcttggtgcatCTACTTCACTACTCacatttcaatctgtacaaaggacattactctcagtttcattcatgttgtagagacttatcctgacactgacctcagtcaaaGCCATTTAAAGCTGTCatgactggccaaaataacctcacactaatggtttcaaacccaagtttgtccccacaaccatagcaagacatgtatacacacatgcacatgcactaacagaagttgatctgcaataaagctgtACCACTATACCCCCATACAGACGATAGCTTATAACATCAAACTTTTATCACCTATcttacctcttacctttttgaaactcttattttgaaagtgtatcCATGTCGTGGGATGGCTtgtgtctgtaaatgtctgtgcttctgtgtttggcagtatacattgcataaggttttgtacaacagagccaataatttCCTCTTACCATGTTGAAACTTTaattttgaaggttaatccaaatcgtggagatggtgtttgtgtgtgtgtgtttgtgtgtgtgtgtgtgtgtgtgtgtgtgtctgtgtgtgtgtgtgtgtctgtgtgtgtgtgtgtctgtgtctgtgtgtgtgtgtgtgtgtatgtgtgtgtgtgtgtgtgtgtgttgtgtgtgtgtgtgtgtgtgtgtgtgtgtgtctatgtgtgtgtgtgtggtgtgtgtgtgtgtgtgttgtgtgtgtgtgtgtgtgtgtgtggtggtagAGCTGCCCAACAGACCTCCACTAAGTTCTTTTCACCTGGTTGagacctttattttgaaggtgaatatcaaaaaagtaagagggtgtttttgtgtgtctgtcaatgttcgtgtgtgtattgttgtgtttgGCAGAAGAGCTGTCTACCATAGAGACTCCacaaagcttgtgtgtgtgtgtgtgtgtgtgtgtgtgtgtgtgtgtgtgtgtgtgtgtgtgcacgcctgTGTGTaggtttttctgtgtgtgtttgggtgtgcaGGGGTTAAATTGTGCTGGAGCCCTCCGGAGCTGGCCTCACACCCAAATCGGACCCAGCTTGAGTTGAGCTCCGTCTCCCGcaaaatcatatcatcatatcaaagttgtatttttaaatcGTCAAGTACCCCTAACAGGATATCGGTCTTGATGTTTGAGATGATTTCTACACCTATCCAATGTTAACAACGAGCGCTATAGGTTACTGCTATTAATTATCACATACTTCAGGCACGTAGTCTCTAACAGCACTATCACCATCTGACATTCAGTGCACACTTCATACAAACTTTCACAAGACTTTCAGCTATTAAGTGATTATTCAGCTTATTGATATCTTAAATTAAAGTTTCTACTTTTAAGGATGAAGTTCATCTTTTGGTTACTAATACAAATGATTACTTCTTCATTAGATTCAatttttaaggcattttattCCGACTTCCACCTTTGGCATTACAACTTCTGCTTGTaagtttcttctttcttagGTTTTTTTCTCAGGCAAATTAGGCCATTTGGCTTTCAactaacatgtttttctgtatttcacattttgtataatttctacagttttgttctgtttgttacACTTTCCATCAACAACTCAGGCCTTTTTCAACTATTTCAGGACATTCAACATCTAGTTTACaagttctgcttttaatcttcaTCCATTGATTCATCTacttcagcagctgcttcagctacttcagcTCTCAGTATTCACACgcattttcagcaggaaattCATTTTCTAGTTTATAGTTTCTATAGATATTCgattatattgttattgtgaaTTCTTGTAGCCAGGATACTGGTGTGGTgataatgtgatgtgatgacagCTCTGGTTGTAATCAGTAATGGCTGATTAAAGGGGCTTACACCGTCAGGTGCCTCTCTTAGGTTTGTAGAGATCTTTCTGTAAAAGTGGGACAGAGGAGgactgactgaactgaatcaaatgtgtgtgtgtgttcaggttctGATCCACAGGTCTGATGGTTATGGTTTCTGTGGAGGGACTCTGGTTTCTGATCGCTGGGTCGTCTCTGCTGCACACTGCTTTGAAGAGTCTGCAGACCACGTGactataggtgtgtgtgtgtgtgtgtgtgtgtgtgtgtgtgtaggagactATGATAAGCAGCGTCTTGATCCAGGGGAGTAGCTGATAAAGATCCAGAGGGTCTTTGTTCATCCTCACTTCACACAGTATAGCAATACTAAGTGTTATTCTACACAGTCATCACTGCTTCACTTCACTACTTTCTGGAgtcattcaaatgaatttacaaaaaaagcCAGATACAGATAAAGGAGCTGTTCACAGATCCAGATCATGATATAATACATTCATTCACcagtgatgaaaacatgaatgcaTCAATCATTTTAATCCTGTAATAGAATATTAATATAAATCTGTAATGGGCCATTCTGCATAACAAGCACTTTTGATTCTGGTACCTTGATGTAAGCGTCGAAGGTTCAAAGTCTAGTCAGTGGTTTAAAGTGAAGAAGACACTTTAACATTACATGTGGAAACAGTCATTCATGGATGAATCCATCTCCCTATAAATATGAGACAGTGAATACAGACATTCTGAGTCATGTGCATTACACTGACCTTAGTTCTGGTTAATGATTTACTGGTttgacatgtgtgtgtatgtgtgtgtgtgtgtgtgtatgtgtgtgtgtgtgtgtgtgggtaggAAACTATGATAAGCGGCGTCCTGATCAAGGTGAGCAGCTGATAAAGATCCAGAGGGTCTTTGTTCATCCTCACTTCCACTCCTTCACCTTCGACAGTGACATTGCTCTGGTCTACCTCGCCCAGCCCGTCCTTAGGGGCCCCACAGCCGTCCCCGCCTGTTTGCCCGACGCCCACCTGTCCAAGTACCTGCTGAAGGTAGCTTCATTTATCACACTGACCatttttgtgtatatgtgtgtgtgtgtgtgtgtgtgtgtgtgtgtgtgtgttgaacagaCCTGCAGAtgtcattgtgtctgtgttcaggagGATAACCGGGGGGTGGTGACGGGCTGGGGGCTCACTCGGTTCATGGGCAGGTCCTCCCGGTTCCTGAGGAAGGTGGCACTCCCAGTGGTCAGCTACAAAGACTGCACTGCGTCCACTGAACAGGTGATCAGCTCCACCTGAGAGCACCTACACTACACATCAcctgcaggtgcaggtgcagtAACTCAGTACGTTTACCAACTACTGTTCTGAGGTATTTGTAATTTACCTGAGTACTTTCAAGTTCTGCtaatttatactttatactacTTTACTgcatttcattgtatttttactACACAATGTTTAATTATCATCTGCAGAGATTTTACACGTGACCATAAAAATGAAGCTTtgttattgatttatctgttaACGTTACCtttatgatatgatatgatatgatttgatctggtctggtctggtctggtctgctctggtctggtctggtctgatctgatcttGTTTGGTCTTGTCTGGTCTAATCTGGTCTAATCTtttctgttctggtctggtctccTCTGGTCTGATATGATAcgatctggtctggtctggtctgataTGATATgatctgttctgttctgttctgttctgttctgttctgttctgatctggtctggtctggtctggtctggtctgatatgatatgatatgatatgatatgatatgatctggtctgttctggtctgatATGATCTGGTCTGTTCTGTtctgatctggtctggtctggtctggtctggtttgaTCTGGTCTGATATGATCtggtctgttctgttctgttctgttctgttctggtctggtctggtctgataTGATatggtctgttctggtctggtctgttctggtctggtctggtctgttctggtctggtctggtctggtctgctctggtctggtctggtctggtctggtctggtctgttctggtctggtctggtctggtctggtctggtctggtctggtctggtgtAAGCACTGTAGCACTTGTTTTGAATGTATGCAGCTTGGTTTTCGGATGTAAGGGAACGTCTACCTAAGGTAAACTGCTGACCTTTGAAGTGAGCAGGATGCAAGAGGATCCATTACACATCTGGATTTTTTGCTATATTGTTGTCTGTTGGTTTATCGACATCATCCAGAGACTTTAGTTATGCAGCCTTTTACCTTTTTTGCCCTCTCTGTGAAGAATGAGATgtgattaaatgaaaacatgcacaaaGAAGTATTTTATGAATTACAATTGGATTACAGAAACTAAACTGAATGAAATTTAATGAGTGACTAATGGGGAAACATTGCTGCATCTGCACCCAAACCAACCTATGAATGTTGGCTAATATAAATTATGTTATGAGTACaatagagaaaaatataaaggaaataaaaagtaaataacgTGAGGTCATGTCAAGATTCGTTTGCCAAAATTGAGTGACGTGAGACATACATGTAGCAATACGCGGTGTAGGTCAAGATTTGTTTGCAAGCATAGGGAATGAGAGATACATTCAGCATTAAGCGGTGTATAAATATTCATTTGCCAAAATAGTGGATGCAAGCTAGAGCCAAGATGCGtttaaaaggaagaagagaaataTGAAATGTTCGAATAGTCCATCAagaacttaaaaaagaaaataacctGAGACACACAGGTTATTAAAAGACAATGTAAGAATCTTGTTTGATCTCAAAGTGAGCATTGTCATATCATAGGATGGTGTAAGTCAACCGTATACTTTGGGTGTACATGCAATGAAACCAAATTAATTTTCACCAGCTAACATACCTTCAATTTGTGCATTAATAGGCCTATGTATATTTATTGCTGTAAAATTgcttattttgaaatatgcaTGGAAAGTACATCGTGGGGCAACAGACCAGTGAAGCATCTTGTCAAACTTGAATACTTAAAAGAAGATCTAAACATGCTTTGCcacaaaaggaaaggagaatTGTATTGGAATTACTAAAAATGAACCCCCAAAGAAAGTATAGAACAAGCCAGCTGATGGAATGACTCCACGTGAATGGATTCATAATAAAATTGGTTTATGTTATGATGAACCATATTAGACTAATTTGGATAATTGGACGGAAGGTAGATATCTGTTCCAGGGAAGTTTTGAGAAAGATAAGATATAGATCTAGTCCGGAAAtatttaattgataatgaagATGTAGTAGATCCAAATTGGGATTTaactttaagtttttaatgCTTGGGAATTGCTGAATACACACCTGCTAATGTTAATAAgacacaggaaaagaaag
The Seriola aureovittata isolate HTS-2021-v1 ecotype China chromosome 4, ASM2101889v1, whole genome shotgun sequence genome window above contains:
- the LOC130167437 gene encoding coagulation factor VII isoform X2, yielding MLLPSIALTLTVCTLLISSELIQCTVFLDQSTASQILRLPSSSRRRRANSFSLEEMLPGNLERECYEESCSQEEAAEIFQTKEKTLEFWYRYTNLNPCLINPCMNGGLCTMDRGHFTCLCPPQYNGKICESVVLECHYRNGGCLQYCRDLTGGGGVQCGCAEGFKLDPDGQSCSSTVLFPCGRQQMHILYRGRSLWDVSEWDNITMETHGNITENWDLKLNFTETEEERMTMNSTSRQERRNDTWLMGDEREGGEAGGEEEENDRVTTRIVGGVLEKPGGSPWQVLIHRSDGYGFCGGTLVSDRWVVSAAHCFEESADHVTIGNYDKRRPDQGEQLIKIQRVFVHPHFHSFTFDSDIALVYLAQPVLRGPTAVPACLPDAHLSKYLLKEDNRGVVTGWGLTRFMGRSSRFLRKVALPVVSYKDCTASTEQVITDNMFCAGYLETSMDACSGDSGGPFMVSYRGTWFLTGIISWGEKCAAKGKYGVYTRLGNFLNWIRDTMERQDLNGTRS
- the LOC130167437 gene encoding coagulation factor VII isoform X1; this encodes MGRFSLDQWRTDRNKNMLLPSIALTLTVCTLLISSELIQCTVFLDQSTASQILRLPSSSRRRRANSFSLEEMLPGNLERECYEESCSQEEAAEIFQTKEKTLEFWYRYTNLNPCLINPCMNGGLCTMDRGHFTCLCPPQYNGKICESVVLECHYRNGGCLQYCRDLTGGGGVQCGCAEGFKLDPDGQSCSSTVLFPCGRQQMHILYRGRSLWDVSEWDNITMETHGNITENWDLKLNFTETEEERMTMNSTSRQERRNDTWLMGDEREGGEAGGEEEENDRVTTRIVGGVLEKPGGSPWQVLIHRSDGYGFCGGTLVSDRWVVSAAHCFEESADHVTIGNYDKRRPDQGEQLIKIQRVFVHPHFHSFTFDSDIALVYLAQPVLRGPTAVPACLPDAHLSKYLLKEDNRGVVTGWGLTRFMGRSSRFLRKVALPVVSYKDCTASTEQVITDNMFCAGYLETSMDACSGDSGGPFMVSYRGTWFLTGIISWGEKCAAKGKYGVYTRLGNFLNWIRDTMERQDLNGTRS